One segment of Purpureocillium takamizusanense chromosome 7, complete sequence DNA contains the following:
- a CDS encoding uncharacterized protein (COG:S~EggNog:ENOG503PB2N), whose protein sequence is MTIPDLTSLDTHDTTTTSSTLGRLQSDRPSMVDVDQQPRLAVAQAPSLCRLCDVELRGAETWRAHVKSDAHVYKLRVKVAEPGSVVESPSVSPSEAVDGQAKPSKSSRAPKRAEVEDDQDEEEDVEDDEDEDDDEEEEEAPVPDFIPSECLFCAHRASSPPTLAANLAHMSTAHGFAVPFPDLLTVDLDTVVGYLHFIIHGYRECISCGARKATVEGARQHMLARGHCRFDVSPDTEDFYDMPRQPDAAVEQMQRLAGAAAAGGGDDNNNNNANSGMAVRLPSGKLVAQRRNPADSHQEPRAPSRRQAPPSDKERDSLPQQASRGSTAAAAAAAAAAAAPSSSSTSPPGLEVAQRGSGGGSGGQQLVRSNEAILAAQLSRLRIAGDRAQHRIEARKRRWVDRRNNLTKSKHFRIDAGDSRFGKGFCC, encoded by the exons ATGACGATACCCGACCTCACGAGCCTCGACACTCACGACACCACCACGACATCCTCCACACTGGGACGCCTACAAAGTGACCGACCCAGCATGGTGGACGTCgaccagcagccgcgccttgccgtcgcgcaggcccCGTCCCTTTGCCGCCTCtgcgacgtcgagctgcgcggcgcggagACGTGGCGCGCGCACGTCAAGAGCGACGCACA TGTCTATAAGCTTCGAGTAAAAGTAGCGGAGCCGgggagcgtcgtcgagtcgcCCTCTGTGTCGCCGTCAgaagccgtcgacgggcaagCGAAGCCCTCCAAATCGTCACGCGCACCGAAGAGGGCGGAGGTTGAAGACGACCaagatgaggaggaggacgtggaagatgacgaagacgaagacgacgacgaagaagaagaagaagcgcctGTCCCAGACTTCATCCCCAGCGAGTGCCTCTTCTGCGCCCaccgcgcctcctccccgcccaccctcgccgccaacctcgcGCACATGTCCACCGCGCACGGCTTCGCCGTCCCCTTCCCGGACCTGCTGaccgtcgacctcgacaccGTCGTCGGGTACCTGCACTTCATCATCCACGGCTACCGCGAGTGCATCAGCTGCGGCGCCCGCAAGGCcaccgtcgagggcgcccgccagcacatgctcgcccgcggccactGCCGCTTCGACGTCTCCCCCGACACCGAGGACTTTTACGACATGCCTCGCCAGCCTGACGCTGCCGTCGAGCAGATGCAGCGCctggctggtgctgccgctgccggcggcggcgacgacaacaacaacaacaatgcCAACAGCGGCATGGCCGTCCGCCTGCCTTCGGGgaagctcgtcgcccagcgccgcaaCCCCGCCGACTCCCACCAGGAGCCCCGcgcgccctcccgccgccaggccccgCCATCAGACAAGGAGCGCGATTCGCTTCCTCAGCAAGCGTCAAGAGGctcgactgctgctgctgctgctgctgctgctgctgctgctgccccttcctcctcctccacttcTCCCCCGGGTCTCGAGGTCGCGCAacgcggcagcggtggtggttcTGGCGGACAGCAGCTCGTGCGCAGCAACGaggccatcctcgccgcgcagctgTCCCGGCTGCGCATCGCGGGCGACCGGGCGCAGCACAGGATCGAGGCCCGCAAGCGCCGCTGGGTCGACCGTCGCAACAACCTCACAAAGTCCAAGCACTTTcgcatcgacgccggcgacagcCGCTTCGGCAAGGGGTTTTGCTGTTAA
- a CDS encoding uncharacterized protein (COG:S~EggNog:ENOG503PB2N), whose protein sequence is MLMSSRPFASAPSVYKLRVKVAEPGSVVESPSVSPSEAVDGQAKPSKSSRAPKRAEVEDDQDEEEDVEDDEDEDDDEEEEEAPVPDFIPSECLFCAHRASSPPTLAANLAHMSTAHGFAVPFPDLLTVDLDTVVGYLHFIIHGYRECISCGARKATVEGARQHMLARGHCRFDVSPDTEDFYDMPRQPDAAVEQMQRLAGAAAAGGGDDNNNNNANSGMAVRLPSGKLVAQRRNPADSHQEPRAPSRRQAPPSDKERDSLPQQASRGSTAAAAAAAAAAAAPSSSSTSPPGLEVAQRGSGGGSGGQQLVRSNEAILAAQLSRLRIAGDRAQHRIEARKRRWVDRRNNLTKSKHFRIDAGDSRFGKGFCC, encoded by the coding sequence ATGCtgatgtcgtcgcggccgttCGCCTCCGCCCCCAGTGTCTATAAGCTTCGAGTAAAAGTAGCGGAGCCGgggagcgtcgtcgagtcgcCCTCTGTGTCGCCGTCAgaagccgtcgacgggcaagCGAAGCCCTCCAAATCGTCACGCGCACCGAAGAGGGCGGAGGTTGAAGACGACCaagatgaggaggaggacgtggaagatgacgaagacgaagacgacgacgaagaagaagaagaagcgcctGTCCCAGACTTCATCCCCAGCGAGTGCCTCTTCTGCGCCCaccgcgcctcctccccgcccaccctcgccgccaacctcgcGCACATGTCCACCGCGCACGGCTTCGCCGTCCCCTTCCCGGACCTGCTGaccgtcgacctcgacaccGTCGTCGGGTACCTGCACTTCATCATCCACGGCTACCGCGAGTGCATCAGCTGCGGCGCCCGCAAGGCcaccgtcgagggcgcccgccagcacatgctcgcccgcggccactGCCGCTTCGACGTCTCCCCCGACACCGAGGACTTTTACGACATGCCTCGCCAGCCTGACGCTGCCGTCGAGCAGATGCAGCGCctggctggtgctgccgctgccggcggcggcgacgacaacaacaacaacaatgcCAACAGCGGCATGGCCGTCCGCCTGCCTTCGGGgaagctcgtcgcccagcgccgcaaCCCCGCCGACTCCCACCAGGAGCCCCGcgcgccctcccgccgccaggccccgCCATCAGACAAGGAGCGCGATTCGCTTCCTCAGCAAGCGTCAAGAGGctcgactgctgctgctgctgctgctgctgctgctgctgctgccccttcctcctcctccacttcTCCCCCGGGTCTCGAGGTCGCGCAacgcggcagcggtggtggttcTGGCGGACAGCAGCTCGTGCGCAGCAACGaggccatcctcgccgcgcagctgTCCCGGCTGCGCATCGCGGGCGACCGGGCGCAGCACAGGATCGAGGCCCGCAAGCGCCGCTGGGTCGACCGTCGCAACAACCTCACAAAGTCCAAGCACTTTcgcatcgacgccggcgacagcCGCTTCGGCAAGGGGTTTTGCTGTTAA
- a CDS encoding uncharacterized protein (COG:S~EggNog:ENOG503P5W5), with protein sequence MAQPGTVVLPFDPKAHAHLTPYLAAIHASCITQDRAIATFLPPLSHEKLLSWWKERIAEVHDGKRHIWILVSQGPQDDPSVTAAAAAATGRPRGPEVMGVVMLATPDSETEPFRGAVEKLLMHKSWRSKGGATALVAALEADAAKLGRTTLVLDTETGSPAEALFRKLGYTELGKIPKYGLSPTGELKDGTFFYKQL encoded by the exons aTGGCGCAACCCGGCACCGTCGTGCTGCCCTTTGACCCCAAGGCGCACGCGCACCTTACCCCCTACCTAGCCGCCATCCACGCCTCATGCATCACCCAAgaccgcgccatcgccacctttctgccgccgctgtcacACGAGAAGCTGCTGTCGTGGTGGaaggagcgcatcgccgaggtcCATGACGGGAAGCGCCACATCTGGATCCTCGTCAGCCAGGGACCGCAGGACGACCCCTCCGTgactgccgctgcggcggcggcgacgggccggcccAGAGGCCCCGAGGTCATGGGCGTGGTGATGCTCGCGACGCCTGACTCGGAGACGGAGCCCTTCCGCGGCGCGGTGGAGAAGCTGCTGATGCACAAGAGTTGGcgcagcaagggcggcgcgacggctctcgtggcggcgctcgaggccgacgcaGCGAAGCTGGGCCGGACGACACTG GTGCTGGATACGGAAACGGGCAGCCCGGCGGAGGCGCTGTTCAGGAAGCTGGGGTACACGGAGCTGGGCAAGATACCAAAGTACGGGCTGAGCCCGACGGgggagctcaaggacggcaCATTCTTCTACAAGCAACTCTGA
- a CDS encoding uncharacterized protein (SECRETED:SignalP(1-30~SECRETED:cutsite=ASA-GL~SECRETED:prob=0.9142)~COG:A~EggNog:ENOG503NXW8) yields the protein MHRGANILASSATGLMLLLLLAVAPPPASAGLYPGITADNHTCALVDPVLSCSCKATPGKVADTCCTETYGGLLVATQIWNTFTGLESKGQIYPKDHWTIHGLWPDFCNGSYTQYCDLSRQYDPKPAPNTTDGTPHGVPVPPYAGEPIDAWFAPHGKLDLLAYMNRYWVSQYDPNWVFWAHEFSKHATCYSTFQTECYGPKATPHGDLFDFFETVIRFQRELPTFDWLAAAGVRPSNRTAYTLSRIQGALTRGFDGLVPFLGCSGPRYNETDAGRGSGDAGRTVLGEVWYYYHVYGRPQEAHAKKLAADAAGGSLSTCAKAKDAVWYYERSQGSEH from the exons ATGCATCGCGGCGCCAACATCCTGGCTTCGTCGGCCACAgggctgatgctgctgctgctgctggcggtcGCTCccccgccggcctcggcaggCCTGTATcccggcatcaccgccgacaACCACACCTGCGCTCTCG TCGACCCCGTCCTGTCGTGCTCCTGCAAGGCCACGCccggcaaggtcgccgacACGTGCTGCACGGAAACGTacggcgggctgctg GTTGCCACGCAAATCTGGAACACCTTTACCGGCCTCGAGAGCAAGGGCCAGATTTATCCCAAGGACCATTGGACCATTCACGGCCTCTGGCCCG ATTTCTGCAACG GCTCCTACACTCAGTACTGCGACCTGAG CCGCCAATATGACCCCAAGCCCGCGCCCAACACCACCGACGGCACCCCCCACGGcgtccccgtcccgcccTACGCCGGCGAGCCCATCGACGCTTGGTTCGCGCCACACGGCAAGCTCGACCTCCTCGCGTACATGAACCGCTACTGGGTCAGCCAGTACGACCCCAACTGGGTCTTTTGGGCCCACGAGTTCTCCAAGCACGCCACCTGCTATTCCACCTTTCAGACCGAGTGCTAC GGCCCCAAGGCGACCCCCCACGGAGACCTCTTCGACTTCTTCGAGACCGTCATCCGCTTCCAGCGCGAGCTCCCCACCTTTgactggctcgccgccgccggcgtccgCCCCTCCAACCGCACGGCCTACACCCTGTCCCGCATCCAGGGCGCCCTGACGCGCGGGttcgacggcctcgtccccTTCCTCGGCTGCTCCGGCCCCCGATACAACGAGACCGACGCCGGCAGGGGctccggcgacgccggccgcaccgtcctcggcgaggtgTGGTACTACTACCACGTCTACGGCCGCCCTCAGGAGGCGCACGCCAAGAAGCTGGCCGcggatgccgccggcggcagcctgtCGACCtgcgccaaggccaaggacgccgtcTGGTACTATGAGCGGTCCCAGGGCAGCGAGCACTag
- the SEC62 gene encoding Translocation protein S62 (COG:U~TransMembrane:2 (i248-266o278-306i)~BUSCO:EOG09263W7L~EggNog:ENOG503NXZB), which translates to MSEQQQQTPPFPPPGQMPPGMQRPSPEQIAEIQRRVAEDAQKAGMSVPEFIEHIKKQAMEQQRARMMQAQQQQGGHQHGPGCNHDHGHDHDHDHDHDHDHDGHHHHNNQPQPIQPGPANPKAIAVAKFLKGQDLKPRTVILNGERKDMFKVKRALRALQSPAYERARKKNPLLPEIKDRASLENTFKLLPLSVLALRVTKLEPQAGPNGKKPKRVKGQWNVRIEQQQEAQEDMYYCWFYEGSQIKRQLYAALALVLIFIIVLYPLWPLKLRQGVYYLSWGLLCLLGLFFVMAIFRVILFCITYFAVPPGLWLYPNLWEDVSFMDSFRPVWAWHESAEEKKAKKKNKKKVKVGGAGGGTTSAASANHVFAAATGMVESTATTTGTDTQIQTGGAQQRNYAAPRVEELDDDE; encoded by the exons ATGTCagagcagcaacaacagACCCCGCCGTTCCCCCCGCCGGGCCAGATGCCACCCGGCATGCAgcggccgtcgcccgagCAGATCGCCGAGatccagcgccgcgtcgccgaggatgcgcAAAAGGCCGGCATGTCGGTGCCCGAGTTCATCGAGCACATCAAGAAGCAGgccatggagcagcagcgggcgcgcATGATGcaggctcagcagcagcagggcggccacCAGCACGGCCCCGGCTGCAaccacgaccacggccaTGACCACGATCACGACCATGATCATGACCATGATCACGAcggacaccaccaccacaacaaccagccccagcccatTCAGCCCGGGCCCGCGAACCCCAAGGCCATCGCTGTCGCCAAGTTCCTCAAGGGCCAGGACCTGAAGCCGCGCACCGTCATTCTCAACGGCGAACGCAAGGACATGTTCAAGG TCAAACGTGCTCTGCGCGCCCTCCAGTCGCCTGCTTACGAACGGGCCCGCAAGAAGAACCCTCTTCTTCCCGAGATCAAGGACCGAGCCTCGCTGGAAAACACCTTCAAGCTCCTGCCCCTGAGTGTGCTCGCCCTTCGCGTCACCAAGCTCGAGCCCCAAGCCGGGCCCAACGGCAAGAAGCCCAAGCGCGTAAAGGGCCAGTGGAATGTCCGCATCGAGCAGCAACAGGAGGCTCAGGAAGACATGTACTACTGCTGGTTCTACGAAGGCAGCCAGATCAAGCGCCAGCTCTacgccgctctcgccctcgtcctcatcttcatcatcgtcctgtACCCGCTCTGGCCCCTCAAGCTGCGCCAGGGCGTCTACTACCTCAGTTGGGGACTTCTCTGTCTGCTCGGTCTCTTCTTCGTCATGGCCATCTTCCGCGTCATCCTCTTCTGCATCACATACTTTGCCGTTCCTCCGGGCCTCTGGCTGTATCCCAACCTCTGGGAGGACGTCTCGTTCATGGACAGCTTCAGGCCTGTGTGGGCTTGGCACGAG TCTGCCGAAGAGaaaaaggccaagaagaagaacaagaagaaggtcaaggttggaggcgccggcggcggtaccacgagcgccgcgagcgccaaCCATGtattcgccgccgccacgggcatgGTCGAATCCACtgccacgacgacgggcacggaCACGCAGATTCAGACGGGTggtgcgcagcagcgcaacTACGCTGCGCCCAGagtggaggagctggacgacgacgagtga
- the SRB7 gene encoding RNA polymerase II mediator complex subunit (COG:K~EggNog:ENOG503P37G~BUSCO:EOG09265SHM), whose translation MGDRLTQLQDAVDQLAQQFVATLHFTHSRHDLETLSPGDKVRDLKQEPQQREVDPLPADEFQAGLRELSRDLILKEQQIEYLISSLPGLDNSEKDQEKNIKDLEEDLKAAEAQRQEALKERDEILAQLDDVIRSVRRP comes from the exons ATGGGGGACAGACTCACGCAGCTGCAGGATGCGGTCGACCAG ctcgcccagcagtTCGTCGCGACGCTGCACTTTACGCACAGCCGGCACGACCTCGAGACTCTTAGTCCCGGCGATAAGGTGCGGGACCTTAAGCAGGAGCCGCAGCAGAGAGAAG TCGACCCGCTCCCCGCCGATGAGTTCCAGGCCGGCCTGCGGGAGCTCTCCAGGGACCTCATTctcaaggagcagcagatAGAGTACCTCATCTCATCGCTCCCCGGACTCGACAACAGCGAAAAGGACCAGGAGAAAAACAtcaaggacctcgaggaAGACCTCAAGGCGGCGGAAGCACAGAGGCAagaggcgctcaaggagaGGGACGAGATACTGGCGCAGCTGGACGATGTCATTCGCAGTGTGCGGCGCCCTTGA
- the SDT1 gene encoding suppressor of deletion of TFIIS (COG:S~EggNog:ENOG503NZRZ) has product MAAIVNGTKTGKPVLFFDIDNCLYPRSTRVHDIMAELIDQYFVKHLDIPFDEAVRLHREYYTNYGLAIEGLVRHHQIDPLDYNAKVDDALPLQDIIKPNPELRKLLEDIDKSKVAMWLFTNAYVTHGKRVVKLLGIDDLFDGLTFCDYSQQPLICKPHEEMYKKGMREAGVERVEDCFFVDDSYSNCVKAKEFGWTAAHLVEDGLPVPRAPASQYQIRDLQELRDIYPQFFKSKSS; this is encoded by the exons atggccgccatcgtcaacgggACAAAGACCGGCAAACCGGTGCTCTTCTT CGACATCGATAACTGCCTGTACCCCAGGA GCACCCGGGTTCATGACATAATGGCGGAGCTCATCGACCAGTACTTTGTCAAGCATCTTGACATTCCtttcgacgaggcggtcagGCTGCACAGGGAGTATTACACCAACTATGGGCTGGCCATTGAGGGCCTCGTGCGCCACCACCAAATCGACCCCCTCGACTACAACgccaaggtcgacgacgcgctcccCCTGCAGGACATTATCAAGCCGAACCCCGAGCTgcgcaagctgctcgaggacattGACAAGTCCAAGGTGGCCATGTGGCTCTTCACCAACGCCTACGTGACGCACGGCAAGCGCGTCGTCAAGCTGCTGGGCATCGACGACCTCTTCGACGGCCTCACCTTTTGTGACTACTCCCAGCAGCCCCTGATTTGCAAGCCGCACGAGGAAATGTACAAAAAGGGCATGCGGGAGGCCGGCGTGGAGCGGGTCGAGGACTGCTTCTTCGTCG ACGACTCCTACTCCAATTGCGTCAAGGCAAAGGAGTTTGGCTGGACGGCCGCCCACCTGGTCGAGGACGGGTTGCCCGTACCAAGGGCCCCCGCGTCACAGTATCAGATCCGTGACCTGCAAGAATTGCGAGACATTTACCCCCAGTTCTTCAAGTCCAAGTCGTCATGA